A genomic stretch from Nocardia wallacei includes:
- the polA gene encoding DNA polymerase I produces the protein MTPATTDQRPHSVSAATPSSAGERPTLLLLDGHSLAYRAFYALPAENFKTVTGQTTNAVYGFTAMLINLLRDEKPTHIAAAFDVNRKTFRTEAFPDYKANRITTPDEFRGQVEITQEVLAALGIPTMALEGYEADDIIATLATQAVPEGFRVLIVTGDRDALQLVNSDVTVLYPKKGVSELTRFTPEAVEEKYGLTPAQYPDFAALRGDPSDNLPGIPGVGEKTASKWVREYGDLATLVDRVDQVKGKIGDALRANLSSVVLNRQLTEMVKDVPLPYTPEQLAQQPWDRDRIHRLFDDLEFRVLRDRLFETLAPPEPEAEGGFEISGGAVEPGAAADWLAEHAKAGVRHGISIAGTGTPVNGDVKAIAIAAADGEGGYFDVIGLTPEDEQALGAWLADPATPKAVHEAKSAQHALRARGWRLAGLTSDTALAAYLVRPGQRTFNLDDLSLRYLSRELRVESGDDTQLSLLDDEGQVDAELAKAEILRARAVSDLADAFDAELEGIESTKLLTEMELPLLGVLAELEEAGIAVDCDRLQQLQSEFADRVAQAAEAAYEVIGKQINLGSPKQLQVVLFDELDMPKTKRTKTGYTTDADALESLFEKTGHPFLEHLLAHRDATRLKVTVDGLLKSVADDGRIHTTFNQTIAATGRLSSTEPNLQNIPIRTDTGRRIRDTFVVGPGYESLMTADYSQIEMRIMAHLSKDAGLIEAFNSGEDLHTFVASKAFDIPLSEVHPEMRRRIKAMSYGLAYGLSAYGLSQQLKISAEEAKAQMEVYFSRFGAIRDYLHDAVDQARKVGYTETLFGRRRYLPDLDSSNRQRREAAERMALNAPIQGTAADIIKVAMINVQSAIRAAGLRSRMLLQIHDELLFEVAAGEREFLESLARDHMCKAIELSVPLEVSVGVGRSWDAAAH, from the coding sequence GTGACTCCAGCGACCACCGATCAGCGCCCGCACAGTGTGTCCGCAGCGACCCCGAGTTCCGCCGGTGAGCGGCCCACGCTGTTGTTGCTGGACGGGCATTCGCTGGCCTACCGCGCCTTCTACGCCCTACCCGCCGAGAACTTCAAGACCGTCACGGGCCAGACCACCAACGCGGTGTACGGATTCACCGCGATGCTGATCAACCTGCTGCGCGACGAGAAGCCCACCCACATCGCCGCTGCCTTCGACGTCAACCGCAAGACGTTCCGCACCGAGGCGTTCCCGGACTACAAGGCCAACCGCATCACCACACCCGACGAGTTCCGCGGCCAGGTGGAGATCACCCAGGAGGTGCTGGCCGCGCTCGGCATCCCGACGATGGCCCTCGAGGGCTACGAGGCCGACGACATCATCGCCACCCTCGCCACCCAGGCGGTGCCCGAGGGCTTCCGCGTCCTGATCGTGACGGGCGACCGCGACGCGCTGCAGCTGGTGAATTCCGATGTCACCGTGCTGTATCCGAAGAAGGGCGTCTCCGAGCTGACCAGGTTCACCCCGGAGGCGGTGGAGGAGAAGTACGGCCTCACGCCCGCGCAGTACCCGGATTTCGCGGCCCTGCGCGGCGACCCGAGCGACAATCTGCCGGGCATTCCGGGTGTCGGCGAGAAGACGGCGTCGAAGTGGGTGCGCGAATACGGCGACCTGGCCACCCTGGTGGACCGGGTAGATCAGGTGAAGGGCAAGATCGGCGACGCGCTGCGCGCCAACCTGTCCAGCGTCGTGCTCAACCGGCAGCTCACCGAGATGGTCAAGGACGTCCCGCTGCCCTACACCCCCGAGCAGCTGGCCCAGCAGCCCTGGGACCGCGACCGGATCCACCGCCTGTTCGACGACCTGGAGTTCCGGGTGCTGCGCGACCGGCTGTTCGAGACGCTGGCGCCGCCGGAGCCGGAGGCCGAGGGCGGTTTCGAGATCAGCGGCGGCGCGGTCGAGCCCGGCGCGGCCGCCGACTGGCTCGCCGAGCACGCGAAGGCCGGTGTGCGCCACGGTATTTCGATCGCGGGTACCGGCACCCCGGTGAACGGTGACGTGAAGGCGATCGCGATCGCCGCCGCCGACGGCGAGGGCGGCTACTTCGACGTCATCGGCCTGACCCCCGAGGACGAGCAGGCGCTGGGCGCCTGGCTGGCCGACCCCGCCACCCCGAAGGCCGTGCACGAGGCCAAGTCCGCTCAGCACGCGTTGCGCGCCCGCGGCTGGCGGCTCGCCGGTCTCACCAGCGATACGGCCCTGGCCGCCTATCTGGTCCGGCCGGGCCAGCGCACCTTCAACCTCGACGACCTCTCGCTGCGCTATCTCTCGCGCGAGCTGCGCGTGGAATCCGGTGACGATACCCAGCTCTCGTTGCTGGACGACGAGGGCCAGGTCGACGCCGAACTGGCCAAGGCCGAGATCCTGCGCGCCCGCGCCGTCTCCGACCTGGCCGACGCCTTCGACGCCGAACTCGAGGGCATCGAGTCCACCAAGCTGCTCACCGAGATGGAGCTGCCCCTGCTCGGTGTGCTGGCCGAGTTGGAGGAGGCCGGTATCGCGGTCGACTGTGATCGGTTGCAGCAGTTGCAATCCGAATTCGCCGACCGGGTCGCCCAAGCCGCCGAGGCCGCCTACGAGGTGATCGGCAAGCAGATCAATCTCGGCTCCCCGAAGCAGCTGCAGGTGGTGCTGTTCGACGAGCTGGACATGCCGAAGACCAAGCGCACCAAGACCGGCTACACCACCGACGCCGACGCGCTGGAGTCGCTGTTCGAGAAGACCGGGCACCCGTTCCTCGAGCACCTGCTGGCCCACCGCGACGCCACCCGGCTGAAGGTCACCGTGGACGGCCTGCTGAAGTCGGTCGCCGACGACGGCCGCATCCACACCACCTTCAACCAGACCATCGCGGCCACCGGCCGGTTGTCGTCCACCGAGCCGAACCTGCAGAACATCCCGATCCGCACCGACACCGGCCGCCGCATCCGCGACACCTTCGTCGTCGGCCCCGGCTACGAGTCGCTGATGACCGCCGACTACAGCCAGATCGAGATGCGGATCATGGCCCACCTGTCCAAGGACGCGGGCCTGATCGAGGCGTTCAACTCCGGTGAGGACCTGCACACCTTCGTCGCCTCCAAGGCCTTCGACATCCCGCTGTCGGAGGTGCATCCGGAGATGCGCCGCCGGATCAAGGCGATGTCGTACGGGCTGGCCTACGGCCTGTCGGCGTACGGCCTGTCCCAGCAGCTGAAGATCAGCGCCGAGGAGGCCAAGGCGCAGATGGAGGTGTACTTCAGCCGCTTCGGCGCGATCCGCGACTACCTGCACGACGCCGTCGACCAGGCCCGCAAGGTCGGCTACACCGAGACCCTGTTCGGCCGCCGCCGCTACCTGCCGGATCTGGATTCCAGCAACCGTCAGCGCCGCGAGGCCGCCGAGCGGATGGCTCTCAACGCCCCCATCCAGGGCACCGCCGCCGACATCATCAAGGTCGCGATGATCAACGTGCAGAGCGCGATTCGCGCCGCCGGGCTGCGCTCCCGCATGCTGCTGCAGATCCACGACGAACTCCTCTTCGAGGTCGCCGCGGGTGAACGCGAATTCCTCGAGTCGCTGGCCCGCGACCACATGTGCAAGGCCATCGAGCTCTCGGTGCCGCTGGAGGTCTCCGTCGGCGTCGGCCGCAGCTGGGACGCCGCCGCCCACTGA
- a CDS encoding alpha-isopropylmalate synthase regulatory domain-containing protein, whose product MTITIDAHDILTAAPQGLRTECAGLSPAEFLDRYCEHSGPVKLSEWSRAGHRHGAQYTATLEFADRLRTVVSAGSPVAALTSALYEEGYPIEILRFHQRRTEVGTATFVQCEFNGRRGWGAAMAADGAESTARAMIAVTNKLGG is encoded by the coding sequence ATGACCATCACTATCGACGCACACGACATCCTCACCGCCGCCCCCCAGGGCCTGCGGACCGAATGCGCGGGACTGTCTCCCGCCGAATTCCTCGACCGCTACTGCGAGCACTCCGGCCCGGTGAAGCTCAGCGAGTGGAGCCGCGCCGGGCATCGCCACGGCGCGCAGTACACCGCGACACTCGAGTTCGCCGACCGGCTGCGGACCGTGGTGTCGGCCGGCAGCCCGGTGGCCGCGCTCACCTCGGCCCTCTACGAGGAGGGCTACCCGATCGAGATCCTGCGTTTCCACCAGCGCCGGACCGAGGTCGGCACCGCCACGTTCGTGCAGTGCGAGTTCAACGGACGCCGCGGCTGGGGCGCGGCGATGGCCGCCGACGGGGCGGAATCCACCGCCCGCGCCATGATCGCGGTCACCAACAAACTCGGCGGCTGA
- the trxA gene encoding thioredoxin has protein sequence MATQTLTAQNFDEIVTGNDVVLVDFWADWCGPCKQFAPTFEASSDKYPDVVHGKVDTEAEQSLAAAANIRSIPTIMAFREGVLVFAQPGALPPDALEDLVTQVKALDMEEVRKQLAEQQAQQEQA, from the coding sequence ATGGCCACCCAGACCCTGACCGCGCAGAACTTCGATGAGATTGTCACCGGGAACGACGTCGTGCTCGTCGACTTCTGGGCCGACTGGTGCGGCCCGTGCAAGCAGTTCGCACCGACCTTCGAGGCGTCCTCGGACAAGTATCCCGATGTCGTCCACGGCAAGGTGGACACCGAGGCCGAGCAGAGCCTCGCCGCGGCCGCCAACATCCGCTCCATCCCGACCATCATGGCGTTCCGGGAGGGTGTGCTGGTGTTCGCGCAGCCCGGCGCGCTGCCGCCGGACGCCCTCGAGGACCTGGTCACCCAGGTGAAGGCCCTCGATATGGAAGAGGTCCGCAAGCAGCTCGCCGAACAGCAGGCCCAGCAGGAACAGGCCTGA
- a CDS encoding phenylacetaldoxime dehydratase family protein: MRVNRLTADLSEYPDLVVIYLGMRVRKPRGVVRLLGLGPKLYRSHRDRPDGLLLHEDIIWSLFPPHWGARQYWRDLDSLERWTRSDPHREWWQRFLRDSGGTGFWHEAYFLRGGIDTMYDDMTTPTGLGRVAPTVAMRGRLFSARGRVRHDEPKVAPVVGEKSYYADNSE, translated from the coding sequence ATGCGGGTGAATCGGCTGACCGCGGATTTGTCGGAGTATCCGGATCTGGTGGTCATCTACCTCGGGATGCGGGTGCGTAAGCCGCGCGGGGTGGTGCGGCTGTTGGGATTGGGGCCGAAACTATATCGGTCGCACAGGGATCGACCCGATGGGCTGTTGTTGCATGAGGACATCATCTGGTCGTTGTTTCCGCCGCACTGGGGGGCTCGGCAGTACTGGCGGGATCTGGACAGTTTGGAGCGGTGGACTCGGTCGGATCCGCATCGGGAGTGGTGGCAGCGGTTTCTGCGGGATTCGGGGGGTACCGGGTTCTGGCATGAGGCGTACTTCCTGCGGGGCGGGATCGACACCATGTACGACGACATGACCACGCCGACGGGGCTGGGGCGGGTGGCGCCCACCGTCGCGATGCGTGGGCGGCTGTTCTCGGCTCGCGGGCGGGTGCGGCACGATGAGCCGAAGGTGGCGCCTGTCGTCGGGGAGAAGTCCTATTACGCGGACAATTCCGAATGA
- a CDS encoding ANTAR domain-containing response regulator, translated as MGTTAGGAGAKKDAATAAKRVVVAEDEALIRMDLVEMLSEEGYQVVGEAGDGQQAVDLAEELRPDLVIMDVKMPRRDGIDAAAEIATKRVAPVVILTAFSQRDLVERARDAGAMAYLVKPFTKSDLVPAIELAASRFHEITALEDEVANLSDRLETRKLVERAKGVLMQTQGLSEPQAFKWIQRTAMDRRTTMKAVAEVVLENLAPKS; from the coding sequence ATGGGAACGACAGCAGGGGGCGCGGGCGCGAAGAAGGACGCGGCGACCGCCGCCAAGCGGGTGGTGGTCGCCGAGGACGAAGCGCTCATCCGGATGGACCTGGTCGAGATGCTCTCCGAGGAGGGTTATCAGGTGGTGGGTGAGGCGGGCGACGGCCAGCAGGCGGTCGACCTGGCCGAGGAGCTGCGCCCCGATCTGGTGATCATGGACGTCAAGATGCCGCGCCGCGACGGGATCGACGCGGCGGCCGAGATCGCCACGAAACGCGTTGCGCCGGTGGTGATTCTGACCGCCTTCAGCCAGCGTGACCTGGTGGAGCGGGCGCGCGACGCGGGCGCGATGGCCTACCTGGTGAAGCCGTTCACCAAATCGGATCTGGTGCCGGCGATCGAGCTGGCGGCCAGCCGGTTCCACGAGATCACCGCGCTCGAGGACGAGGTCGCGAACCTGTCCGACCGATTGGAGACGCGCAAGCTCGTGGAACGCGCCAAGGGCGTGCTGATGCAGACGCAGGGGTTGTCCGAGCCGCAGGCATTCAAATGGATCCAGCGCACCGCGATGGACCGGCGCACCACGATGAAGGCGGTCGCCGAAGTGGTGCTGGAAAATCTCGCACCGAAGTCCTGA
- a CDS encoding 2'-5' RNA ligase family protein, which translates to MVQSVELLLDEAAESEIRRQWRLLAEAGIPSPSPDHRPHITMAVARQIWPRLDQALAAQEFRPFPIRLGGLLIFGARNPILVRLVVPTDALLALQRRVFSVVDKCPGIPANIRPDAWTPHVTLARRLKPHQLGEAVHAVAADRDFATTVVGIRRWDGDQRRDWPVARASGR; encoded by the coding sequence ATGGTTCAGTCGGTCGAATTGCTGTTGGACGAGGCCGCCGAGTCGGAGATCCGGCGGCAGTGGCGGCTGCTGGCCGAGGCCGGCATACCCAGCCCGTCTCCCGACCATCGACCCCACATCACCATGGCCGTGGCCCGGCAGATCTGGCCGCGCCTGGACCAGGCGCTAGCCGCCCAGGAATTCCGCCCGTTCCCCATCCGCCTCGGCGGCCTGCTGATCTTCGGCGCGCGCAACCCCATCCTGGTCCGCCTGGTGGTCCCCACCGACGCGCTGCTCGCCCTCCAGCGCCGCGTGTTCTCCGTCGTCGACAAGTGCCCCGGCATTCCGGCCAATATCCGACCCGACGCGTGGACCCCTCACGTCACCCTGGCCCGCCGCCTGAAACCCCACCAACTCGGCGAGGCCGTGCACGCGGTGGCAGCCGATCGAGATTTCGCCACTACGGTGGTGGGTATTCGTCGGTGGGACGGCGATCAGCGTCGTGACTGGCCGGTCGCACGCGCAAGCGGAAGATAA